In Equus caballus isolate H_3958 breed thoroughbred chromosome 7, TB-T2T, whole genome shotgun sequence, one DNA window encodes the following:
- the OR7H11 gene encoding olfactory receptor family 7 subfamily H member 11, with amino-acid sequence MEPGNQTIISEFLLLGFSEDSEYQLILFGLFLSMFVVTVLGNLLIILAITSHSHLHSPMYFFLSNLSWADICFTSTTVPKMLVNIQTRSKSITYVGCITQMYFFMVFGGMDTFLLTVMAFDRFVAICHPLHYPVIMNSHLCGLLVLVSWFVSLSYSLIQSLLMLRLSFCANRVIPYFYCELAQALMLACSDTLVNHIILYMVTGFLGIAPFSGILFSYTQIVSSILRIPSANGKYKAFSTCASHLSMVSLFYGTGLGVYLSSDSSSWRGMIASVMYTVVTPMLNPFIYSLRNRNIKRALQKVLRRTLYGQ; translated from the coding sequence ATGGAACCAGGAAATCAGacaattatttcagaatttttactCCTGGGATTTTCAGAAGACTCAGAGTATCAACTCATCCTGTTTGGACTATTTCTGTCCATGTTTGTGGTCACTGTGCTggggaacctgctcatcatcctggCCATCACCTCTCATTCCCACCTCCACAGCcctatgtacttcttcctctctaaCTTGTCCTGGGCTGATATCTGTTTTACTTCCACCACTGTCCCAAAGATGCTAGTGAACATTCAGACACGGAGCAAATCTATCACCTATGTAGGTTGCATCACccagatgtatttttttatggtttttggAGGTATGGACACTTTTCTCCTCACTGTGATGGCCTTTGACAggtttgtggccatctgtcacccaTTGCACTACCCAGTTATCATGAACTCCCACCTATGTGGCCTGCTGGTTCTTGTGTCCTGGTTTGTCAGCTTGTCATACTCCCTGATCCAGAGTCTGTTGATGTTGCGACTGTCCTTCTGTGCCAATCGCGTAATTCCATACTTTTACTGTGAACTTGCTCAGGCTCTCATGCTTGCCTGCTCAGACACACTTGTCAATCACATCATTTTATATATGGTGACTGGCTTTCTTGGCATTGCTCCCTTCTCAGGCATTCTTTTCTCCTATACTCAAATTGTCTCCTCAATCCTGAGAATCCCATCAGCCAATGGGAAATATAAAGCATTTTCTACCTGTGCATCTCACCTGTCCATGGTTTCTTTATTCTATGGGACAGGCCTTGGTGTGTATCTCAGTTCTGACTCATCTTCCTGGAGGGGCATGATTGCCTCAGTGATGTACACCGTGGTCACTCCaatgctgaaccccttcatctacagcCTGCGGAACAGAAACATCAAGAGGGCTCTACAAAAAGTTCTCAGGAGAACACTCTATGGTCAGTGA